A stretch of Ipomoea triloba cultivar NCNSP0323 chromosome 13, ASM357664v1 DNA encodes these proteins:
- the LOC116001495 gene encoding uncharacterized protein LOC116001495, whose amino-acid sequence MVRPIPRNIIGETLCSVPLTIIAIFVSISALVALCAKHARRAPPRAGGAGTAPPPPSTKRRPITIIREKGGDEESDHSAGIFASEAGGGGEGLWQKAILMGEKCQPPEFSGVIYYDYSGNRVSELPRSPRASPLPRFHLPMEED is encoded by the coding sequence atggtTCGACCAATTCCAAGAAACATTATTGGAGAAACTTTGTGTTCAGTCCCATTAACAATAATCGccatttttgtttcaatatcAGCTCTTGTGGCACTGTGTGCTAAGCATGCAAGGAGAGCGCCGCCGAGGGCCGGCGGCGCCGGAACCGCGCCACCGCCGCCGTCCACGAAGCGTCGTCCCATAACAATCATAAGGGAGAAGGGAGGCGATGAAGAATCAGATCATAGCGCCGGAATATTTGCGTCTGAGGCGGGCGGCGGCGGAGAGGGGTTGTGGCAGAAGGCGATATTGATGGGGGAGAAGTGTCAGCCGCCGGAGTTTTCAGGTgttatttattatgattataGTGGGAATAGAGTTTCGGAGCTTCCAAGGTCACCTAGAGCTAGTCCTTTGCCAAGGTTTCATCTTCCAATGGAAGAAGactaa